The sequence TTTCGCCACAACATGAACCatcaatgatgaaattttcaagatTGAATACCTCCAGAGATTTAGGCTTCACACCATAAATTCTAAAATCGTGTTGAAATGGCATGAGGCTGTATTTTGTCCCCAAAGACAAGGAGGATTCATGCTCACTGTCCTGCCCTGCACGACATCTAATCCAAACCTTTTGGAATCACGATAAATTGGGAACTTGTAAAGACCAGGTATACAGtaaaagatgcaaatgaaacacCTAGTGAGTCTTATAATCGAGAAAATTGTAGCAAATTCGACTGTACCAAGGTTTTATGGATGGCGTGAAAGTCGAGACTTTTACCAAATAATCTTCAATAATTAATTTAATGTATGTAAATTGTACCTAATACAATACTACTTTATTGTGTTGCAAAAATGCCGTGATCGCTCTTAAGATTGGTTATTCTCTATGCTATTGAGATCAGGTCTAAGTTGGTAGAGGACCTACGTGACCTCGATTTGAATTATGAGTGGCAAAAGCCTTTCTGAagcaggggagaccggggctagttggccgagtatcgctttcggaatttctttgcgctttctggttagacattttgataaacgccatgctctgtcatgaagatacaccttttgagcacatgtgtgatttttttccatttctgtatgaaaatcaggaaaataGTTATTTACAATCAAATGCGCAGAAAAAAATCGGCTAACCAACCCGGGGTAGGTTGAccgagtttaaaaaaatatgtgaaacacatcaatTGTAACAATAaacgttttcattagttaaaaaagtctgtatgcatcatttttattatgtaAGTACGTGAAAAAACTCCCCTTTTTGGTTTTTGAGACATTTAACTGTTCTGGAGTTAGTTTCGACCGCATTAGTGAACTTTTTCAGTTTCCTTTCTACCTTTTCCTCCACCAGTGTTCGCGCTTATGGCTTTTGATGCATACAATAttttggatcagggtcatttcgccgaaagccatttcgtcgaaagccgtttcgccgaaagtcatttcgcaatcgtcttgaaatcgtaattagaattgatttaaattagagataaacgaaagatgatagcgttaacgcccgttttgtaaacttaccattgtacttcttgaataattaattgcctttctcatgtacatataatattgtggtattgtattcaaaaattttctcttcgatttttgaaagaaaccaagagattgtttatgcataacatacagaataaaacagtgctttgattgcgtaagtcatccttaaaaaaacgaaatgggttcactattatatgcacttccggcgccggaacccgagaaccggtgtaATCAAAGTCGTTTCGtacgaccaccaactaacatgacacacaaactcttctcgaaaagtgagcgagatccattttggtatatatgaccactatttccggtacttccggaaccggataccgggaaccaggatagccggaatcggtttgtttagttgcctactgataatgactatcgatttgtgtagttttgagaccagtttaaaaaaatttttacgttttttgtttcgccggtttaactgacggtgtacaatattgaacacactttaccctataattccggaagtcggatccggatgaaattcaggaattccgtatgggaccggaagacctttcatttgaatctaagtttgtcaaaatcggttcagccatctccgagaaaacctagtgagattatttgacacacacacacattgctcagttcgatgaactgagtagaatggtataagacacttggccaattttcactagtcggtttttgaagtgattgcataacctttctatatgagaaaggcaaaacgtgctcctgcacaaacgacaacacagaaacacctaaaattacgtcGGTACATGGTACATGACCTAATGCTCCGCAAAAATCATTATAGATGTCGCCACTGCGCACAATAGCCTTTTCAGAAGAACTGCTCTTCCAAACGGTCGTTCGGTAACTGGCCCCGCTGTCCCCTACATGCGAACAGCAGAAGTTGATCGGTTGCATTCGACCTTATATGGTATGAAACCCCGTGTAAATTATTGTCCCAAACTTCTCACGGTATAAGATCCAAAACCATACTACAAGGTACATTCGGAAAGTATGGGTCATTTTGTCATGCCGTAAATTATATTGATATGAAATAGGTTTGAGTAGTGCATttattttcctacaaatttatgAACATCGCAGAAATTGTTTACTGTGcgcacagataggcaaatgactaCTGAATCAAAACAGGACATGAAATAACTGAACAATGCACGAGTtaaaactcatttcgatttgtcGATTTTGAATTATAAGCGAACGTCGTTTACTTTTTGAATACGCTAGTATTTGGAAAAGTATGCTTGATGTAAGCAAAGGATTTGATGTTCGCTTCGATTTCTTTCTCTACTCATATACTAATCTTGTATCAATTGATTATCATACTTCTTTTCCTTCCCAGATGAACGGTTCCGTAAGCATCCAAAAGCCTCAAACAGTCATCACCGATCTAGGGAAAGCACTGCTACAAGCAGCCAAGACCGGTAACACGGAAAAGGTTCACGAACTGATGAGCCGAGGTGCACCGTTCACGGCCGATTGggtaaattttggtttttaaaTATGACATTGCGATTCGTTAATTTAtgagcgtttttttttgtttaaaatttagCTGGGAACCTCTCCACTGCACCTGGCAGCACGATACAATCACGTGGACACCTGTAAGGTTCTACTGCGGGCTGGCATCAGTAAGGATAGCAAAACGAAGGTGGACCGAACACCGTTGCACTTTGCTGTGTACCAGGGCAATATAGAAATAGTGGAGTTACTGCTGAACAGCAAGTGTGAAGTTGACGCAAAAGATATGGTAGAGTTATGAGAATTCTTAGAAGCTTTGTACGTTGttatatatggaaacttatttaCAGCTTAAAATGTCTGCCCTGCACTGGGCCGTAGAAAAACGACATGACGAAATCGTCGAAATGTTGCTACAGCATGGAGCCGATCCCAATGCGATGTCCAAATTTGGTAAATCGCCCATCAGTATTGCCACCGAAGCGGGACAGGTGGAATTGGTTAGGATATTATTGCTAGCGAATCAGATGCGTGCCGCTAGTAGGGAACAGGTAAACTATCTTGCATGAGGATTGCCTGGTGGGTTTTTCAACGGTGAATCGATATTTTCAGGTACAGGAAGCTACCGACAACCTGATGTATGAACTTCAACAGCATAAAGAACGTAGCGTCAATCAGCCAGACGACAGTGAAGACAACATTACAATGGACCTGAGCAATgatgaaagtgtatcaaacatgTCATCCTCCCAGAAGGGTGGAGTGGAACATCATGACACCAATACCAACGACACCGACAATCTCATCGAGAAAGAAGATAGCCTTAGTGATGCAATAATCAACCTGGAACAGAACACAGAACAGGATCCCAAAAATCTTGACAGCAATACACTTCAGATGCTGAAGGAACACGGAATAGCGATGATTCCATCGGATGACTCGGGAAGCAGTTTGATCACATCGGCTATTCAAAGTGGGCGAAAGATTGTGCTATCGGAGGCGGGCAAGTTTGCGCTGAATGAAACTAGAGTGCAAGCACCGGTAAACTCGACATCCGTGCCGACTACTAAGAAAACaatcaaaattatcaaaaagaCAACGACGCCCTATGGTGTTTCGGGACAGCATCATCAGTACCATGGCCATCAAAGACAAACCGTCGGTCACGGGCATGCGGCAGGCGGCGGAACTATCAAAACTAACAAAGTGATTAAGATACTGTCCGCGGAAGAATTTAAACAGATTTGCGGTGGAGAGGTTGGTGGTCTGAAAAAGCTGCCCTCAGGGGAGTACAGGAAATCAGTGCATTCTACAGCCACGATGAGGTGAGT comes from Malaya genurostris strain Urasoe2022 chromosome 3, Malgen_1.1, whole genome shotgun sequence and encodes:
- the LOC131434790 gene encoding uncharacterized protein LOC131434790, yielding MFAEKLLASVVKADVIANSSDAEEMLDMKFVPVGMMNGSVSIQKPQTVITDLGKALLQAAKTGNTEKVHELMSRGAPFTADWLGTSPLHLAARYNHVDTCKVLLRAGISKDSKTKVDRTPLHFAVYQGNIEIVELLLNSKCEVDAKDMLKMSALHWAVEKRHDEIVEMLLQHGADPNAMSKFGKSPISIATEAGQVELVRILLLANQMRAASREQVQEATDNLMYELQQHKERSVNQPDDSEDNITMDLSNDESVSNMSSSQKGGVEHHDTNTNDTDNLIEKEDSLSDAIINLEQNTEQDPKNLDSNTLQMLKEHGIAMIPSDDSGSSLITSAIQSGRKIVLSEAGKFALNETRVQAPVNSTSVPTTKKTIKIIKKTTTPYGVSGQHHQYHGHQRQTVGHGHAAGGGTIKTNKVIKILSAEEFKQICGGEVGGLKKLPSGEYRKSVHSTATMRVPHAMHRQAGNLSSYGSKTIKKIVMAKNRLSTGGSGSFSTENAISKFSSANNIGSSNCNNSNNNNRHIITSADGVKRLRTATGMEIISKLPTKIPQDTVVSVEGAVATSGVVASRQTSGIVPISTVSGGHQRQQQPQTQVVSNIVSNSALSGSSGSSMSLSELERHFLELKKQTDDLRKQFELSQNQNEEYRARVEKLEKEVKTLKQSSSNNANNFIEII